Part of the Bacteroides acidifaciens genome, ACCTGTTGCACACTACGGAGAATCCCATGACAGTGAATAAGGCGGATAACCGTTTTGTACACGTTCAGGCTACTAACCGTGGCGGAGCGTCGGACGCTTATCTCTTCTCAAGCGGAACGTTACAGACTGACACAACCAGCAGTTTCTTCTATCCGGCAGTCAACTGGCTGCGTGCCGATGATAAAGGCAACTTCAAGAAGTATCCGAACCACTGGCATTTTACCGCTACATCGGAGAAAGCACAAGTATATCGCTTTGCCACTATCATCAATACGCATGCGTTGAAATATCCCGCCAAAGACCCGGAAATACTGTCCGACGGACGTATCAAAGTGGGCGGGTGGCTTATCAGTGTGAATCTGAAATCTAACGGTGCGCCTTCTTTCTTCATCCGCAGCACCAAGGAGAAAGTGAATATCACTTACAAGGGAGACGCCACTATTGTCAATGAAGACGGATATGAAACAGTTATGAGGGATACATTGCCCGAACTGGAAATCTGATAAACGAACATGAAAGATACGGAACTATGAGACATTCGAAATTTAATATGAGAACCATGTGCCTGTTGGCTGCATTATCGGGTATGGCTGTTTTGTCAGCTCAGACTCCGGTGAAGCCCCGTGTGCAGACTTCCGCTGCTCCGGAAGAAACGACGGTCTACAAACTGGACGGAAAGAAGCCGGTGACGGTTATTGGCGTTCCTGCCAAAAAGGGAGAGAATAAAAAGGAAGTCTCCGGCAAAGCGGGCACGCGGAAGGCGGCTGCTTTAGACGGCAAACGCTACCTGGCACTGAAAACCAATGTGTTGTATGATGCTTGTGCTCTCTTGAACCTTGCTGTGGAAATGCAGGTGCACAAAAAGATAACCGTGGAACTGCCTTTGACTTGCAGCCTGTGGGACTTGGGAAGTGAACACGGAGTACGCACCGTGGCATTGCAACCGGAAGCTCGTTGGTGGATGGGAAACGAAGCGGGACGAGGACATTTTGTCGGACTGCACGCCCACGTGGCATGGTTCAACGTGAAGTGGAACGACAACCGTTATCAGGACGTTGACCGCCCTTTGCTGGGAGCCGGACTGAGTTATGGCTACAAACTGCCTTTGTCCGAACATTGGGGAGCGGAATTTACTCTGGGATTGGGATATGCCAATATGAAGTATAATACCTATTATAATATAGACAACGGTGCATTGCTGGATACACGTGTCCGCCACTATTGGGGAGTAACCCGCGTAGGAGCGTCACTGGTATATCGCTTCTGAACTCAATAGGAATATACCTGTAAATACGATAACAATATGAGAAAAAGTTTATATATACTGGCACATTGCACTTTTCTGTTATTCTTCGCTTTTTTAGTGAATGGATGCAGCCTGCACGAAGAACCGGAACTGACTCCTGACGGAGAATTGGGAGTAGACCCTACAGCAGTGACGCTGAATCTCAATCTGATAATGAATCTTAGTTTGGCGGAACGCCCGCCGATGGCGGTCAGCCGTGCGACGGAAACCAAATATCTGCGACGTTTTATCGTTGAGGCTTATCTGGATAGGCAGGTAGTGGCACGACAGACGGTGTATGAGGAAGATTTTAACCGTTCTACTCTGCCCGTCAGCATGAAGTTGCATGCCCGCAATTATCGCATCTTGGTGTGGGCTGACTATGTGAATTCGGAAACACCGGAACAGGGGCTTGTCTACGATGCGGAGAATCTGGCTTTCATTCTTCCTGCCGGAAAATATATAGGAAATAGCCGCTACAAAGATGTGTTTGCCGCTTCTACGACAGTAGACCTTACTTCCTACCGTAACGACTGGGGAGCTGAAACCGGACTTGATGTAACATTATACCGCCCCGTGGCACGCTATGAATTGATAGCGAAAGATGTGGAGACGTTTCTCTATAAACTCTCTACGGGCAGTCTGAAAGGTGAGAGCTTTACGACTCTCGTGAAGTACAGCGATTATCTGCCTACGGGATATAACTTATGGGACGATGTGCCCAAGAACTCGCTGATGTACATGGAATATAAGGTCGCCTTTGAACGTCCTGCCGACGGTACGCAAGAACTGAAACTGGGATTTGACTATCTATTGGTCGGTGCCGGAGAAACCGCTTCTATTCCGGTGGAACTGGAAATCCTGAATGAGAAGAATGAAGTACTGGCACGTACGATATTGAGTATTCCTTGTGAACGGAACAAAAACACAACAGTACGCGGTAACTTCCTTACTTCCAACGTAAATGGCGGAATAGGTATCGACCCCGGTTACGATGGTGATTTGGAAGTAGACCTTGGAGAATTATAATTAATAACAAATGAATTAAGAATTGCTTAACCATAAAAATTACAATCATGAAAAAGAACTTATTTTATTCGCTAATGACTTTGTGCGCAGTGCTTTTCACATCATGCGGACAAGAAGAAATCGTTTCGGACAATGGAAATGACATCAAAGCTCCTGTTACTATCGCTGTGCAGGCTCCTGTCAATAATCCTCTCAGCCGTGCGGGTGTCACTATACCTGATGGCTATACGATGCAGTGTATCATGCAATTACTGGATGCGGAAGGCAATACGGTAGGTGCGCAGGATATCAAACAGGTTAATGACGGAAAGGTATCCTTCACAATTTCAGTAGATGAACAGAAGGATGCAGCGAAAGCGTTGTTTTGGGCTGAATATGTTCCGACAGCGGGTGCTGCCGGTAAAGTATATGATACAGCCGATTTGAGAGCCGTAGGATATAACACTGCGTCATTCGATATGACTAATGCTGCGTTAATGGCAGCTTGCGATGCTTTCTGCGGAAAGTTGGAAACTATCGGTAATGCCAGCGTGACATTGAAGCGTCCGTTTGCTAATATTAGTGTGCAGCCGAAGAATCCGGCAGTAGCGGCATCTGCAACCAAATTGGAAGTGAAATACGATGCTTTGAGCGGATATGATATTTTGGAAGGTAAATGCAGTGCTACTGCTCCTGTGACTTATACGAATGCTGGTTTTAATGCGGCAAGTGGTGCTTGGATTTCTAATTTCTTCTTTGCTCCTACGGATGTGACGAAATTTGCCGGAGAGGTTACTATGACATTGAGCGGGGGATATGATAAAGTGATTACAATACCGACTAACACATTGCCTTTGGATGTCAATATGCAGATTATGGCAAAATTTGAAATAGGAGATGGTAAATTTGACATTGAAGTAGGAGTAGACCCTGATTATGAAGCATTGGAAATGAAAGTCGGCAGTTATATCAATGCGGAAGGTAAAGTGGTACGTGATGCAGCGGATGCTGTTGGTATCGTTTTCGCGATGGAAGCTATCGGTAGTGATGTTCCGGCTAATTATCCTGCTGCACTTCAAGGAAAGACGATTGCAGGATATGCGGTAGCGATTGAAAATGCAGCGACTGGTCGCCAAGCTCTTAATAATGATAAATTAGAGACTTTGGTTGAAACAGAAAAAGCGGTAACTAATGGAACTCAGACCACGGATGCTTTGTTTACTGGCATTGGAGATGTTACGTTTAAAACAACTTATGAGAAGTGGGTGGGAGAACATACTTTGAACAGTGAAAATCTTAGTGCATGGTATATCCCTACGTTGGTGCAATTGAGTGCATTTATGAACACATTGTTTACAATGAAAGACATTCCTGCTACCGGTAGTGACGATTTCAGAAGTATGAGTGAGTTTGGATTTGTTAATGGTAAAATGTTTGATAGAGATGTAATTGCTACAGTAAACTATGCTTCTAGTACTATTAATAATCAAGGTAATATTTCGGGTGTACGTATCAATGTTGTTGACGGCGCTGTAACCAATGCGCAAGAAGCTGGTATTGATGTAAAGGGCAAAACTAATCAGCAAGCTCTTTGCCGCCCCATGATTACAATCTTCAAATAGTCATTGAACACTCGACCTTACTCAATAGAAGTGTTAAGAAAGTGGGATACCCCCATTCCACTTTCTTACTTTCTTCTCCATTGATACTTTTGACAATAGAACCCTAATCTTATACCTCGAAAAGAAGATAATATGCACACCTCATTTCGCCTGTCGGTTTACCTTTTGTTAGTTGTACAGTTGTTCATCGGCTGTTCATCCGACCCGTTGCCCGAACCGGACGGTTCGCAGCCCGAGACGCCCGCCGCAACTCCCGATGCTTATCAGGATAAGATAAGGACACAGCCTTATCCTAAAGCAGATAATGAACTGTATCTGAATCCTACTCCTCTTATTGTTCCTCAAACGATGAAGACAGGCGAAAGACTGCAATTCTCTCTCTCGCGTACCGAAGATTTCAGCAGTTCCGAAACATTGGTCACCGAACCGCAGGAATGGTGCATGTATAATCCTCACCGCCGCTTGGATACCGGCACATGGTTCTGGCGTTTCCGCTCTACTAATATTAATGGAAATATGCCCGGTGAATGGAGTCAGGCCTATCGCTTTGAAGTAAAGAATGATACGCCGGAATTTGTAACACCCACTTTTAAGACATTCTTAGAAAACGTTCCCCGTCTGCATCCCCGTATTTACTGTTTTCTCGACGACCGTATCGAAGAAGCTCGTAATCGTGTAGCTTCACACCCTGAATACAAGGAATTGCAAAACCGTGCAACTCTCGCATTGAACGTCGATTATACGACAATGCCCGACTTGTATAGCCGTGCCGAAGAACTTCGGCAACACGCCACTTATCTCTATCAGGCTTATCACCTGACTCAAGAAAAAAAACATGTTGAAAAGTTGCGTCAGCTTCTCGAAGTCTTGATTGCCGCTCCGCCTGCCGACAAACAGCTTTTCGCATCCAACTTTACGGCTAGCAATATCGCCTGGTGTCTCGTAGCAGCTTATGACCTGCTTTATGACAACTTATCAGCTTCCGACCGTACCTCAGCCGAAGAACTGATGATGCGTGTGGCACGCTATTATTATAAGGTGAATTGTGGCTTTCAGGAAAATCATCTCTTTGACAATCATTTTTGGCAGCAGAATATGCGTATCCTTTTTCAAGTAGCTTTGTCGCTCTATGACAAACCTGCTTATTCTTCCGAAGTGCTGCCGATGCTGGAATATTATTATGAACTATGGACAGCCCGTGCCCCTGCTTCCGGCTTCAATCGTGACGGTATGTGGCACAACGGTACAGGCTACTTTAGTGCCAATATCTTGACTTTAGCCTATATGCCTGCTTTATTTTCATACATCACCCGTCAGAATTTCCTGCTGCATCCGTGGTATCGGAATGCAGGACGCTCGATGGTCTATACTTGCCCGCCGGGCTCAAAAACTAACGGCTTTGGTGATAACAGCGAAAAAGGTACTGAACCTAATCGCCTGATTGCCGCTTTTGCCGATTACCTGGCTTGTGAAACTGGCGATTCTTATGCCGCATGGTATGCTGGAGAATGTCGGGATTTGTTGCGCCGGGACTATGAATTACGTCTTTACCGTATGTGTACCGACCAGAACTATAATACTGCTT contains:
- a CDS encoding DUF3575 domain-containing protein, which codes for MRHSKFNMRTMCLLAALSGMAVLSAQTPVKPRVQTSAAPEETTVYKLDGKKPVTVIGVPAKKGENKKEVSGKAGTRKAAALDGKRYLALKTNVLYDACALLNLAVEMQVHKKITVELPLTCSLWDLGSEHGVRTVALQPEARWWMGNEAGRGHFVGLHAHVAWFNVKWNDNRYQDVDRPLLGAGLSYGYKLPLSEHWGAEFTLGLGYANMKYNTYYNIDNGALLDTRVRHYWGVTRVGASLVYRF
- a CDS encoding DUF6562 domain-containing protein, with the protein product MRKSLYILAHCTFLLFFAFLVNGCSLHEEPELTPDGELGVDPTAVTLNLNLIMNLSLAERPPMAVSRATETKYLRRFIVEAYLDRQVVARQTVYEEDFNRSTLPVSMKLHARNYRILVWADYVNSETPEQGLVYDAENLAFILPAGKYIGNSRYKDVFAASTTVDLTSYRNDWGAETGLDVTLYRPVARYELIAKDVETFLYKLSTGSLKGESFTTLVKYSDYLPTGYNLWDDVPKNSLMYMEYKVAFERPADGTQELKLGFDYLLVGAGETASIPVELEILNEKNEVLARTILSIPCERNKNTTVRGNFLTSNVNGGIGIDPGYDGDLEVDLGEL
- a CDS encoding DUF4962 domain-containing protein, which translates into the protein MHTSFRLSVYLLLVVQLFIGCSSDPLPEPDGSQPETPAATPDAYQDKIRTQPYPKADNELYLNPTPLIVPQTMKTGERLQFSLSRTEDFSSSETLVTEPQEWCMYNPHRRLDTGTWFWRFRSTNINGNMPGEWSQAYRFEVKNDTPEFVTPTFKTFLENVPRLHPRIYCFLDDRIEEARNRVASHPEYKELQNRATLALNVDYTTMPDLYSRAEELRQHATYLYQAYHLTQEKKHVEKLRQLLEVLIAAPPADKQLFASNFTASNIAWCLVAAYDLLYDNLSASDRTSAEELMMRVARYYYKVNCGFQENHLFDNHFWQQNMRILFQVALSLYDKPAYSSEVLPMLEYYYELWTARAPASGFNRDGMWHNGTGYFSANILTLAYMPALFSYITRQNFLLHPWYRNAGRSMVYTCPPGSKTNGFGDNSEKGTEPNRLIAAFADYLACETGDSYAAWYAGECRDLLRRDYELRLYRMCTDQNYNTAFPADAAKMVWYKDAGEVAMHSHPEDTEKDLALSFRSSTFGSGSHTTASQNAFNLLYKGVDVYRSTGYYQNFSDAHNLMSYRHTRAHNTLLVNGIGQPYSTEGYGNVMRAMTGQHISYCLGDASHAYRGISNDPMWIGYFEQAGITQTPENGFGTTPLTKYRRHILMLHPSTVLVYDELEASEAVRWEWLLHSPTEFGIDAVKKTLSTNNKTKDFVAVTQLFGGHVFALSQTNRFAVPPATTGADYPNQWHLTARVDGSPATRFLAVIQVGDTKESVSAIHRDGDTFSVGDWTIEAVLDASKSSKLTVTHRTEPAVFSYGTDNPTLSGTSYPRQYTGSSLLYDEVNGTWQVTEMTDRTPVSTRAITR